Proteins encoded in a region of the Panthera tigris isolate Pti1 chromosome B2, P.tigris_Pti1_mat1.1, whole genome shotgun sequence genome:
- the LOC122238521 gene encoding histone H4 — translation MSGRGKGGKGLGKGGAKRHRKVLRDNIQGITKPAIRRLARRGGVKRISGLIYEETRGVLKVFLENVIRDAVTYTEHAKRKTVTAMDVVYALKRQGRTLYGFGG, via the coding sequence ATGTCTGGCCGCGGCAAAGGCGGGAAGGGCCTGGGCAAGGGGGGCGCCAAGCGCCACCGCAAGGTGCTGCGCGACAACATCCAGGGCATCACCAAGCCCGCCATCCGGCGGCTGGCCCGGCGCGGCGGCGTGAAGCGCATCTCCGGCCTCATCTACGAGGAGACCCGCGGGGTGCTCAAGGTGTTCCTGGAGAACGTGATCCGGGACGCCGTCACCTACACGGAGCACGCCAAGCGCAAGACGGTCACGGCCATGGACGTGGTGTATGCGCTCAAGCGCCAGGGCCGCACCCTCTACGGCTTCGGGGGCTAA
- the LOC122238518 gene encoding histone H3.1, translating to MARTKQTARKSTGGKAPRKQLATKAARKSAPATGGVKKPHRYRPGTVALREIRRYQKSTELLIRKLPFQRLVREIAQDFKTDLRFQSSAVMALQEACEAYLVGLFEDTNLCAIHAKRVTIMPKDIQLARRIRGERA from the coding sequence ATGGCTCGCACGAAGCAGACGGCGCGCAAGTCGACGGGCGGCAAGGCCCCGCGCAAGCAGCTGGCCACCAAGGCGGCCCGCAAGAGCGCGCCGGCCACCGGCGGCGTCAAGAAGCCGCACCGCTACCGGCCCGGCACGGTGGCCCTGCGCGAGATCCGCCGCTACCAGAAGTCCACCGAGCTGCTGATCCGCAAGCTGCCGTTCCAGCGGCTGGTGCGCGAGATCGCGCAGGACTTCAAGACCGACCTGCGCTTCCAGAGCTCGGCCGTGATGGCGCTGCAGGAGGCGTGCGAGGCCTACCTGGTGGGGCTCTTCGAGGACACCAACCTGTGCGCCATCCACGCCAAGCGCGTCACCATCATGCCCAAGGACATCCAGCTGGCGCGCCGCATCCGCGGGGAGCGGGCGTAA
- the LOC102967543 gene encoding histone H2A type 1-B gives MSGRGKQGGKARAKAKTRSSRAGLQFPVGRVHRLLRKGNYSERVGAGAPVYLAAVLEYLTAEILELAGNAARDNKKTRIIPRHLQLAIRNDEELNKLLGRVTIAQGGVLPNIQAVLLPKKTESHHKAKGK, from the coding sequence ATGTCTGGACGCGGCAAGCAGGGCGGCAAGGCTCGCGCCAAGGCCAAGACGCGCTCGTCGCGGGCCGGGCTGCAGTTCCCGGTGGGCCGCGTGCACCGCCTGCTCCGCAAAGGCAACTACTCGGAGAGGGTCGGGGCCGGCGCGCCGGTGTACCTGGCGGCCGTGCTGGAGTACCTGACGGCCGAGATCCTGGAGCTGGCGGGCAACGCGGCCCGCGACAACAAGAAGACGCGCATCATCCCGCGCCACCTGCAGCTGGCCATCCGCAACGACGAGGAGCTCAACAAGCTGCTGGGCCGCGTCACCATCGCGCAGGGCGGCGTCCTGCCCAACATCCAGGCCGTGCTGCTGCCCAAGAAGACCGAGAGCCACCACAAGGCCAAGGGCAAGTGA
- the LOC102951437 gene encoding histone H2B type 1-C/E/F/G/I: protein MPEPAKSAPAPKKGSKKAVTKAQKKDGKKRKRSRKESYSVYVYKVLKQVHPDTGISSKAMGIMNSFVNDIFERIAGEASRLAHYNKRSTITSREIQTAVRLLLPGELAKHAVSEGTKAVTKYTSSK, encoded by the coding sequence ATGCCAGAGCCCGCGAAGTCCGCTCCCGCCCCGAAGAAGGGCTCGAAGAAGGCGGTGACCAAGGCGCAGAAGAAGGACGGCAAGAAGCGCAAGCGCAGCCGCAAGGAGAGCTACTCGGTGTACGTGTACAAGGTGCTGAAGCAGGTGCACCCCGACACCGGCATCTCGTCCAAGGCCATGGGCATCATGAACTCGTTCGTGAACGACATCTTCGAGCGCATCGCGGGCGAGGCGTCGCGCCTGGCGCATTACAACAAGCGCTCGACCATCACGTCCCGGGAGATCCAGACGGCCGTGCGCCTGCTGCTGCCCGGGGAGCTGGCCAAGCACGCCGTGTCCGAGGGCACCAAGGCCGTCACCAAGTACACCAGCTCCAAGTAG
- the LOC102950830 gene encoding histone H2A type 1-E — MSGRGKQGGKARAKAKTRSSRAGLQFPVGRVHRLLRKGNYAERVGAGAPVYLAAVLEYLTAEILELAGNAARDNKKTRIIPRHLQLAIRNDEELNKLLGRVTIAQGGVLPNIQAVLLPKKTESHHKAKGK; from the coding sequence ATGTCTGGACGCGGCAAGCAGGGCGGCAAGGCTCGCGCCAAGGCCAAGACGCGCTCGTCGCGGGCCGGGCTGCAGTTCCCCGTGGGCCGCGTGCACCGCCTGCTCCGCAAGGGCAACTACGCCGAGCGGGTCGGGGCCGGCGCGCCGGTGTACCTGGCGGCCGTGCTGGAGTACCTGACGGCCGAGATCCTGGAGCTGGCGGGCAACGCGGCCCGCGACAACAAGAAGACGCGCATCATCCCGCGCCACCTGCAGCTGGCCATCCGCAACGACGAGGAGCTCAACAAGCTGCTGGGCCGCGTCACCATCGCGCAGGGCGGCGTCCTGCCCAACATCCAGGCCGTGCTGCTGCCCAAGAAGACCGAGAGCCACCACAAGGCCAAGGGCAAGTAA
- the LOC102950523 gene encoding histone H3.1-like has product MLILDLNTARTKQTARKSTGGKAPRKQLATKAARKSAPATGGVKKPHRYRPGTVALREIRRYQKSTELLIRKLPFQRLVREIAQDFKTDLRFQSSAVMALQEACEAYLVGLFEDTNLCAIHAKRVTIMPKDIHLPCRIHGGAGLSSFSQ; this is encoded by the exons aTGTTAATTTTGGATCTAAAT ACGGCTCGCACGAAGCAGACGGCGCGCAAGTCGACGGGCGGCAAGGCCCCGCGCAAGCAGCTGGCCACCAAGGCGGCCCGCAAGAGCGCGCCGGCCACCGGCGGCGTCAAGAAGCCGCACCGCTACCGGCCCGGCACGGTGGCCCTGCGCGAGATCCGCCGCTACCAGAAGTCCACCGAGCTGCTGATCCGCAAGCTGCCGTTCCAGCGGCTGGTGCGCGAGATCGCGCAGGACTTCAAGACCGACCTGCGCTTCCAGAGCTCGGCCGTGATGGCGCTGCAGGAGGCGTGCGAGGCCTACCTGGTGGGGCTCTTCGAGGACACCAACCTGTGCGCCATCCACGCCAAGCGCGTCACCATCATGCCCAAGGACATCCACCTGCCGTGCCGCATCCATGGGGGAGCGGGCCTAAGTTCCTTCAGCCAGTGA